In Verrucomicrobiota bacterium, one DNA window encodes the following:
- a CDS encoding DUF2127 domain-containing protein has translation MSDQPTSDTDFVKKRAPTLYVIIAIKLLKFALFAILALVAYTLSDNDLPAEYQGLLRHLKLNPERKFWAQLAVQVGLLTEAKVVWVAAGTLFYSLFSLVEAVGLMFRVPWAGWLAIGESAFFIPIEVHDLVREFSWPVFIILALNIFIVWYLFQNRGRLFRHHHHH, from the coding sequence ATGTCCGACCAGCCAACCAGCGACACGGACTTCGTCAAGAAACGGGCGCCGACGCTTTATGTCATCATTGCGATCAAGCTTCTTAAATTTGCGCTCTTCGCCATCCTGGCCCTCGTAGCCTATACACTTTCGGACAACGACCTGCCGGCTGAATATCAGGGTTTGCTGCGCCACTTGAAATTGAATCCGGAGAGAAAGTTCTGGGCGCAACTGGCGGTCCAGGTCGGACTGCTCACCGAGGCGAAAGTTGTGTGGGTGGCGGCGGGCACGTTGTTTTACAGCCTGTTCTCGTTGGTGGAAGCTGTTGGACTCATGTTTCGGGTGCCCTGGGCCGGCTGGCTGGCCATCGGCGAATCGGCCTTTTTCATCCCGATCGAAGTGCACGATTTGGTGAGGGAATTCTCCTGGCCGGTGTTTATCATTCTGGCGCTGAACATTTTCATCGTCTGGTATCTGTTCCAGAACCGCGGACGCCTCTTCCGACATCACCACCATCACTGA
- a CDS encoding glycine--tRNA ligase encodes MAEPKENPLMEKIVSLCKRRGFIFQSSEIYGGINGFWDYGPLGAELKRNVKELWWNSMTRQRDDVVGLEATIIMHPQIWKASGHVDTFADLMRECPLTKKRVRADQVEPQSGVVYRWTGAESKSSGWKPEKNFALLLRKGENPESARKKAREFYAQGSIDSATGEWTNLELKGETTTTVSDSLDFHPESGAELSEARPFNLMFKTHYGPVELDENIAYLRPETAQAIFAQFKNVLETSRQKVPFGIAQIGKAFRNEVTPRNYTFRSREFEQMELEFFIRPDEVVAAICGNVASASELCSSGRESAHSSTTESQSGLTSAATAGSEASLQPQPNWGWEAWHKYWVEQRIQFYEGIGLPRTTLVEYWQKPEELAHYARATVDILFKFPFSKRDEKGELMGEELEGIAARSDFDLSQHERFSGKPMGVFDDELRAAWGKLDDAKKKELWQRYYENRKKYLTKTARPEETAEQIEKDAKEDADDLAKGQYIPHVIEPSAGVDRLILALICSAYCEDQAPDEKGKLESRVVMKFHPRIAPTKVAVFPLLKNKPDLVRKAQEVRELLRPHMTVFYDEAGAIGRRYRRQDEAGTPFGITIDFDTLGEKGPELKDTVTLRDRDTMQQTRVKIEDLLPLLLEKIR; translated from the coding sequence ATGGCCGAGCCAAAAGAAAATCCGTTGATGGAAAAAATCGTGTCGCTGTGCAAGCGGCGTGGATTCATTTTCCAATCGTCGGAGATTTACGGCGGCATCAACGGTTTTTGGGATTACGGCCCGCTCGGCGCGGAGCTCAAGCGCAACGTCAAGGAACTCTGGTGGAACTCCATGACCCGCCAGCGTGACGACGTTGTGGGGCTGGAGGCGACGATCATCATGCATCCACAGATCTGGAAGGCGAGCGGGCATGTGGATACGTTTGCAGACCTGATGCGCGAATGTCCTTTGACGAAGAAGCGAGTTCGCGCAGATCAAGTCGAGCCTCAATCGGGGGTAGTTTACCGCTGGACTGGCGCTGAATCCAAATCATCTGGATGGAAACCGGAAAAGAATTTCGCACTCCTTTTGCGCAAGGGAGAGAATCCTGAAAGTGCTCGAAAAAAAGCGCGGGAGTTCTATGCGCAAGGTTCGATTGATTCGGCGACTGGTGAATGGACGAATCTAGAACTGAAAGGTGAAACCACGACAACAGTTTCGGATTCACTGGATTTCCATCCTGAAAGTGGAGCGGAGTTAAGCGAAGCACGGCCATTCAACTTGATGTTCAAGACTCACTACGGCCCAGTTGAATTGGACGAAAACATTGCTTATCTCCGCCCGGAAACTGCACAAGCCATCTTCGCGCAGTTCAAGAACGTGCTCGAAACGTCGCGGCAAAAAGTCCCGTTCGGCATCGCGCAAATCGGCAAGGCCTTTCGCAACGAAGTCACGCCGCGCAATTACACCTTCCGCTCCCGCGAGTTCGAGCAGATGGAGCTGGAGTTCTTCATCAGGCCGGACGAGGTGGTGGCAGCGATTTGCGGAAACGTGGCAAGCGCATCTGAACTTTGTAGCAGCGGACGTGAGTCCGCTCATTCTTCCACGACAGAAAGTCAGAGCGGACTCACGTCCGCTGCTACCGCAGGAAGTGAAGCGTCGCTCCAACCTCAACCCAACTGGGGTTGGGAAGCGTGGCACAAGTATTGGGTTGAGCAACGCATCCAGTTTTACGAAGGCATCGGACTGCCGCGCACCACGCTCGTCGAGTATTGGCAGAAGCCGGAGGAGCTGGCGCATTACGCCCGCGCCACGGTGGACATCCTGTTCAAGTTCCCATTCAGCAAGCGCGACGAGAAAGGTGAGTTGATGGGCGAGGAACTCGAAGGCATCGCCGCGCGCAGCGATTTTGATCTGAGCCAGCACGAACGGTTCTCCGGCAAACCCATGGGCGTGTTCGATGACGAACTCCGCGCCGCGTGGGGCAAACTTGACGACGCCAAGAAAAAGGAGCTTTGGCAGCGGTATTATGAAAACCGGAAAAAATATCTGACCAAGACTGCGAGACCGGAGGAGACCGCGGAACAAATCGAGAAGGACGCCAAGGAAGACGCTGACGACCTCGCCAAAGGCCAGTACATCCCACACGTCATCGAGCCGAGCGCCGGTGTGGACCGTCTCATTCTCGCTCTCATCTGCAGCGCCTACTGCGAAGACCAGGCGCCGGATGAAAAAGGCAAACTGGAGTCGCGGGTCGTGATGAAGTTTCACCCGCGCATCGCCCCAACCAAAGTCGCGGTCTTCCCGTTGCTGAAAAATAAGCCTGACCTGGTAAGAAAAGCGCAGGAAGTCCGGGAGTTGCTTCGTCCGCACATGACGGTGTTTTACGATGAAGCCGGGGCGATTGGCCGACGGTATCGCCGCCAGGACGAGGCGGGCACGCCGTTCGGCATCACAATTGATTTTGACACGCTCGGCGAAAAAGGTCCGGAGTTGAAGGACACGGTGACACTTCGCGACCGCGACACAATGCAGCAAACGCGTGTGAAGATTGAGGATTTGTTGCCGCTGCTGCTGGAGAAGATTCGTTAA
- a CDS encoding alpha/beta hydrolase → MIGQTIDAPEWFKRAVATPREDRVVEVEGCPIHYLRWGDTAKPGLLLAHGSGAHAHWWDFIAPYFTDHNCVAAIDLSGMGDSGHRKSYSSEVFAKELISVCADAGFKKDTVIIGHSFGGFVTLKTGLIYGDKLTGVVLVDAPVRPPDYEWERDPKYSPIQRKKLYPDFETALARFRLVPAQPCENKFILDYIARHSLVNVDGGWSWKFDDQLFNGFKIGNMSEDLSNLACRVGVIYGENSQLFSQEIVDYMFKVLDSSVPFVSIPEAQHHLLLDQPLAFVSAIRTLLAEWRHSKPQRGGRRP, encoded by the coding sequence ATGATCGGGCAAACCATCGACGCGCCGGAGTGGTTCAAGCGCGCCGTTGCCACGCCGCGCGAAGATCGCGTCGTGGAGGTGGAAGGCTGTCCTATTCATTATCTCCGCTGGGGCGACACCGCCAAGCCGGGTTTGCTGTTGGCGCACGGCAGCGGCGCGCACGCGCACTGGTGGGATTTCATCGCGCCCTATTTCACCGACCACAACTGCGTCGCGGCGATCGATCTGAGCGGCATGGGCGACAGTGGCCATCGCAAGAGTTATTCCTCCGAAGTGTTCGCCAAGGAACTCATCAGTGTCTGCGCGGATGCGGGTTTCAAAAAGGACACCGTCATCATTGGTCACAGCTTCGGCGGATTTGTGACGTTGAAGACCGGGCTGATTTATGGCGACAAACTCACGGGCGTGGTGCTGGTGGATGCGCCGGTTCGCCCGCCCGATTATGAATGGGAACGCGATCCCAAGTATTCTCCGATCCAACGCAAGAAGCTTTATCCCGATTTTGAAACGGCGCTCGCGCGCTTTCGTCTCGTGCCCGCACAGCCGTGTGAGAACAAATTCATTTTGGATTACATTGCCCGACATTCATTGGTCAATGTGGACGGCGGCTGGAGTTGGAAGTTCGACGACCAGCTTTTCAACGGATTCAAAATTGGCAACATGTCGGAAGACCTTTCCAATCTGGCGTGCCGCGTCGGTGTGATTTACGGCGAGAACAGCCAGTTATTCTCTCAGGAAATCGTCGATTACATGTTCAAGGTGCTCGACAGCAGCGTGCCGTTCGTCTCGATTCCAGAAGCGCAGCATCATCTGTTGCTCGATCAACCGCTGGCGTTTGTTTCCGCGATCAGGACACTCTTGGCCGAGTGGCGCCATTCCAAACCGCAACGCGGCGGGCGCCGACCTTAA